Proteins encoded by one window of Thermodesulfobium sp. 4217-1:
- a CDS encoding PAS domain-containing protein, whose protein sequence is MKNVIALFDIQNISSPDIGSLLLNSVSDGIYAVDMDFKIIFFNKAAEHITGVSEKEAMGKKCYDVFRSNMCINNCPIRETLEKNECTKRHGYIIDSSGNKVFISVSNVLIKNLSNEIVSVAQVFRDQSEIMALREEILKVEEDFCFKSKNLMMQKSFSFLKSALPNTNKLYIIGEQGTGKSALFKWILKSKGIKNFAEFSLKTVKDLNLERIFSDFNAVHIMDMDYITKDFKEKLSNFLKKLGNLDENNKLIIFSSSEDCLPRDEFYFIINEFRFEIIPLRFRKEDIIFCAESFLFHFSKIYDKKISGFTQNAINALNSYDYPENIEELRNIIERAILMCSEEIIDVAHLPEYIQKDFNIKEGVNHKEKEIILNALKKNGFNRDLAAKDLGLTRSTFFRKLKKLEIVVPRSNRSIKD, encoded by the coding sequence TTGAAAAACGTCATAGCCCTTTTTGATATTCAAAATATAAGCTCACCTGACATTGGCTCTCTTTTGCTAAACAGTGTAAGCGATGGCATATATGCGGTTGATATGGATTTCAAGATAATTTTTTTCAATAAAGCAGCCGAACATATCACGGGGGTGTCAGAAAAAGAAGCAATGGGCAAAAAGTGCTATGACGTTTTCAGATCAAACATGTGCATAAACAACTGCCCCATAAGGGAGACGCTTGAAAAAAATGAATGCACAAAAAGACACGGCTATATAATAGATTCTTCAGGGAACAAGGTTTTTATCAGCGTGTCAAACGTCTTGATAAAAAATTTATCAAATGAAATAGTAAGCGTAGCACAAGTATTTAGAGATCAATCTGAAATAATGGCATTAAGAGAAGAAATCCTAAAAGTTGAAGAAGATTTTTGTTTTAAGAGCAAAAATCTGATGATGCAAAAAAGCTTTTCGTTTTTAAAAAGTGCCCTGCCAAATACAAACAAACTCTATATTATCGGCGAGCAAGGAACAGGTAAGAGCGCCCTTTTCAAATGGATACTGAAGAGCAAAGGCATCAAGAATTTTGCAGAATTTTCTTTGAAGACTGTTAAAGACTTAAACCTTGAAAGGATATTTTCTGATTTTAACGCTGTACACATAATGGATATGGATTACATAACAAAAGACTTTAAGGAAAAATTGTCTAATTTTCTGAAAAAGCTGGGCAATCTTGATGAAAATAACAAATTAATAATTTTTTCATCGTCAGAAGATTGTCTTCCAAGAGATGAGTTTTATTTTATTATAAATGAATTCAGATTCGAAATAATACCTTTAAGATTTCGAAAGGAAGACATTATTTTTTGTGCAGAAAGCTTCCTCTTTCACTTCAGTAAAATCTATGACAAAAAAATATCTGGTTTTACTCAAAATGCCATAAATGCGCTCAATAGCTATGATTATCCAGAAAATATAGAAGAGTTAAGAAATATTATTGAAAGGGCCATCCTTATGTGCTCAGAAGAAATTATTGACGTAGCTCACCTGCCAGAATATATACAAAAGGATTTTAATATAAAAGAGGGGGTAAATCATAAAGAAAAAGAGATTATCCTAAACGCTCTCAAAAAAAATGGCTTTAATAGAGACTTGGCAGCAAAGGACCTTGGTTTGACAAGGAGCACTTTTTTTAGAAAGCTAAAAAAATTAGAAATTGTCGTACCTCGGTCAAATAGATCGATAAAAGATTAA